The following proteins are co-located in the Camelina sativa cultivar DH55 chromosome 12, Cs, whole genome shotgun sequence genome:
- the LOC104729183 gene encoding putative ER lumen protein-retaining receptor C28H8.4 has product MKTTTTKTPIHAVWSWVRRQPPKVKAFLAVVTGMATLVLLRFIVHDHDNLFVAAEAVHSIGICVLIYKLMKEKTCAGLSLKSQELTAIFLAVRLYCSFVMEYDIHTILDLATLGTTLWVIFMIRFKLRASYMEDKDNFALYYVLVPCVVLAVLIHPSTSHNILNRISWALCVYLEAVSVLPQLRVMQNTKIVEPFTAHYVFALGVARFLSCAHWVLQVLDTRGRLLVALGYGLWPSMVLISEIVQTFILADFCYYYVKSVFGGQLVLRLPSGVV; this is encoded by the exons atgaagacgacgacgacgaagactCCGATCCACGCGGTGTGGTCATGGGTCAGGAGACAACCTCCGAAGGTGAAGGCTTTTCTCGCCGTGGTCACTGGCATGGCGACTTTGGTTCTTCTCAGATTCATTGTTCACGATCACGACAATCTCTTTGTTGCCGCTGAGGCTGTTCATTCCATCGGGATCTGTGTTCTCATCTACAAACTCATGAAGGAGAAGACCTGTGCTG GATTGTCACTGAAATCTCAGGAGCTTACGGCTATATTTCTAGCTGTTAGGCTATATTGCAGCTTTGTTATGGAATATGATATACATACCATTCTCGACTTGGCTACTTTGGGAACTACTCTCTGGGTTATATTTATGATTCGTTTTAAGCTTAGAGCTAGTTACATGGAGGACAAAGACAACTTTGCTCTCTATTATGTG cTTGTGCCCTGTGTTGTGTTAGCTGTGTTGATCCATCCATCCACCTCCCATAACATATTAAACAGGATTTCATGGGCGTTATGTGTATACCTTGAAGCTGTTTCAGTACTGCCTCAGCTTCGAGTGATGCAGAACACAAAG ATTGTTGAACCCTTCACGGCTCATTATGTTTTCGCACTTGGAGTAGCAAGGTTCCTTAGCTGTGCCCACTGGGTTTTACAG GTTTTGGACACGCGGGGACGGTTGCTTGTAGCATTGGGTTATGGATTGTGGCCATCAATGGTTCTTATCTCAGAAATTGTTCAAACATTCATCTTGGCAGATTTCTGTTACTACTACGTCAAAAG CGTTTTCGGAGGGCAGCTTGTTCTGCGGCTTCCATCTGGAGTAGTATAA
- the LOC104729184 gene encoding 5'-methylthioadenosine/S-adenosylhomocysteine nucleosidase 1 yields the protein MAPHGDGSSDNDKPNAAQSDSTRPISTVVFVIAMQAEALPLVNKFGLSETTDSPLGKGLPWILYHGVHNDLRINVVCPGRDAALGIDSVGTVPASLITFASIQALQPDIIINAGTCGAFKVKGANIGDVFLVSDVVFHDRRIPIPMFDLYGVGLRQAFSTPNLLKELNLKIGRLSTGDSLDMSTQDESLIIANDATLKDMEGAAVAYVADLLKVPVMFLKAVTDLVDGDKPTAEEFLLNLTVVTSALEEKATKVINFINGKNLSDL from the exons ATGGCTCCTCATGGTGACGGATCAAGTGACAACGACAAACCTAACGCTGCTCAATCGGATAGTACTCGACCGATCTCCACGGTCGTCTTCGTCATCG CTATGCAAGCGGAGGCTCTACCTTTGGTCAACAAGTTCGGACTCTCTGAAACTACTGATTCTCC GCTTGGTAAAGGACTGCCCTGGATTCTGTATCACGGCGTTCATAATGATCTTCGTATCAATGTAGTTTGCCCCGGAAGAGATGCAGCTTTAG GGATTGATAGTGTTGGAACTGTTCCAGCTTCTCTCATTACTTTTGCTTCTATCCAAGCTTTACAACCTGACATTATTATCAATGCTGGTACCTGCGGTGCCTTCAAG GTCAAAGGAGCCAACATAGGCGATGTTTTCCTTGTATCTGATGTCGTCTTCCATGATAGAAGAATACCAATCCCG ATGTTTGATCTGTATGGAGTTGGACTTCGTCAGGCATTCTCGACACCCAATCTCCTCAAGGAACTCAATTTGAAG ATTGGTAGGTTATCTACTGGTGACTCCTTGGATATGTCCACGCAAGATGAATCATTGATCATTGCCAATGATGCTACGCTAAAAGACATGGAG GGTGCTGCTGTGGCATACGTGGCTGATCTTCTGAAAGTACCAGTCATGTTCCTCAAAGCCGTTACCGATCTAGTCGACGGAGATAAACCTACCGCAGAAGAATTCTTGCTGAACTTGACAGTTGTGACCTCTGCACTAGAGGAAAAGGCCACTAAAGTGATCAACTTCATCAATGGGAAAAACCTTTCAGACctttaa
- the LOC104729185 gene encoding uncharacterized protein LOC104729185, translating into MDMKSNNHQQQQQVLDGSDIVELVENERVFDKFVEQKFQQLDQDEDGKLSVTELQPAVADIGAALGLPAQGTSPDSDHIYSEVLNEFTHGSQEKVSKTEFKEVLSDILLGMAAGLKRDPIVILRMDGEDLSEFIHGPGYETEVVSIYSELSNCEEASLRDCIVKALQSLSVDHGMPPNDPWVMSNIVEPIVDSCLDEEDKREKSASQERFLEAFKGVVERVAQRLNEQPVIVAHSENTFDGSGVRRLLSNKFEFDKALNVALETIPKDRHGKVSKEYLRAVLDTVAPSATLPPIGAVSQMDNMIMEALKMVNGDDGKMVKEEEFKKTMAEILGSIMLQLEGNPISVSSNSVVHEPLTSATFLHPTETEEEPTN; encoded by the exons ATGGACATGAAAAGCAACAACCACCAGCAACAGCAACAAGTACTTGACGGCTCGGACATAGTTGAGCTGGTAGAAAACGAGAGAGTGTTCGACAAGTTTGTGGAACAAAAGTTTCAACAGTTAGACCAAGACGAAGATGGTAAGCTCTCCGTGACTGAGTTACAACCCGCCGTTGCTGATATCGGCGCCGCTCTTGGTTTGCCTGCTCAAGGCACTTCTCCTGATTCCGATCACATCTACTCGGAG GTCTTAAACGAATTCACTCATGGAAGTCAAGAGAAAGTGAGCAAGACAGAGTTCAAAGAAGTGTTGTCGGACATTTTGTTGGGTATGGCTGCTGGTCTGAAACGTGATCCTATCGTCATCCTCAGGATGGACGGTGAGGATCTCTCGGAGTTTATCCACGGCCCTGGATACGAAACCGAGGTAGTCTCTATCTACTCAGAGCTCTCTAACTGCGAGGAAGCATCGCTCCGTGATTGTATTGTCAAAGCTCTCCAGTCTCTTTCTGTTGATCATGGAATGCCTCCCAACGATCCTTGG GTAATGAGCAACATCGTAGAACCAATTGTGGACTCTTgtcttgatgaagaagataagagagagaagagcgcTTCTCAGGAGAGATTTTTGGAAGCATTTAAGGGAGTCGTGGAGAGAGTGGCTCAACGTCTCAATGAACAGCCGGTGATCGTCGCTCACAGTGAAAACACTTTTGATGGGAGCGGCGTCAGGAGGCTCTTGTCCAATAAATTCGAATTCGATAAG GCACTAAACGTTGCGTTGGAGACAATTCCAAAAGACCGTCATGGTAAGGTGTCAAAAGAGTATTTACGAGCTGTGCTGGACACTGTTGCACCATCAGCTACATTACCACCAATAGGCGCTGTGTCCCAG ATGGACAATATGATAATGGAAGCGTTGAAGATGGTGAATGGAGATGATGGAAAGAtggtgaaggaagaagagtttaagaaaacaatggcGGAGATATTGGGAAGTATAATGTTGCAGCTTGAAGGAAATCCAATATCGGTTTCTTCAAACTCGGTGGTTCACGAGCCGCTCACCTCGGCTACCTTTCTGCATCCGactgaaacagaggaggaacCTACAAACTAA
- the LOC104729186 gene encoding auxin-responsive protein SAUR21-like: MGVFRGLMGAKKIFQGRSMAASTPKGFLAVYVGESQMKRYIVPVSYLNQPSFQALLSKSEQEFGFDHPMGGLTIPCPEETFITVTSQLH, from the coding sequence atgggCGTGTTCCGAGGTCTTATGGGTGCAAAGAAGATCTTTCAAGGCCGATCAATGGCAGCTTCAACACCAAAAGGGTTTCTTGCAGTGTATGTTGGGGAAAGCCAGATGAAAAGATACATAGTGCCGGTCTCATACTTGAACCAGCCTTCATTTCAAGCTTTGTTGAGCAAATCGGAACAAGAGTTTGGGTTTGATCATCCAATGGGCGGCTTGACCATCCCTTGTCCTGAAGAAACTTTTATCACTGTCACTTCTCAGCTTCATTAG
- the LOC104729187 gene encoding cysteine-rich receptor-like protein kinase 26, with the protein MLSLLIPLISLLIQIQCLAVVKSQPVPLNQICSNVTGNFTVNTPYAVNLDRLISSLSSLRHNGNGFYNISVGDSDGKVNSISQCRGDVKPEVCINCIAVAGKRLVTLCPVQKEAIIWYDKCTVRYSNRTIFERLEIFPQASITGTRNFTGDRGGWEKSLRGLLEGLKDRASVIGRSKKNFVVGETSGPSFQTLYGLVQCTPDVSEEDCSYCLSQGIAKIPSCCDMKMGGYVLSPSCILGYATWRFYDPVNIDEPSSVPATPSRPPKNETRSVTQGDKNRGVPKALIFGAASAAVVVFVIVFLLIFLRLRRKMKNSEHQHEKENISMDSMKFSFSILQEATSNFSLENKLGEGGFGAVYKGVLSDGQQIAVKRLSRNAQQGETEFKNEFLLVAKLQHRNLVKLLGYSIEGTERLLVYEFLPLTSLDKFIFDPIEGKELEWEVRYKIIGGVARGLLYLHQDSRLRIIHRDLKASNILLDEEMTPKIADFGMARLFDIDHTTQRYTNRIVGTFGYMAPEYVMHGQFSFKTDVYSFGVLVLEIISGKKNSCFSNEDCMEDLLSFAWRNWKEGVALNLVDKIMMTMSSYSSNMILRCINIGLLCVQEKVAERPSMASVLLMLDGHTLAISEPSKPAFFAHSNTVSDSSSSSGHNAKTSNYNSNTELYPR; encoded by the exons ATGTTGTCTCTTCTTATTCCTCTGATCTCACTCTTAATCCAAATCCAATGTCTCGCCGTTGTTAAGTCGCAACCGGTTCCGTTAAACCAAATATGCTCAAACGTCACAGGCAACTTCACCGTTAACACCCCTTACGCCGTCAACCTTGACCGTCTCATCTCCTCTTTATCATCTCTCCGACACAACGGTAACGGATTTTACAACATCTCAGTTGGAGACTCCGATGGAAAAGTCAACTCAATCTCACAGTGTAGAGGCGATGTCAAACCTGAAGTATGTATCAATTGCATCGCAGTGGCTGGAAAAAGACTTGTCACATTGTGTCCGGTTCAGAAAGAGGCGATTATTTGGTATGACAAATGTACGGTTAGGTACTCAAACCGGACTATCTTCGAAAGACTGGAGATTTTCCCACAAGCAAGCATAACCGGGACAAGAAACTTCACCGGAGATCGTGGTGGTTGGGAGAAATCATTAAGGGGTTTACTCGAAGGGCTTAAAGACAGAGCCTCTGTGATTGGTCGGAGCAAGAAGAATTTTGTTGTCGGCGAAACGAGCGGCCCGTCGTTTCAGACATTGTACGGTCTTGTTCAGTGCACGCCGGATGTTTCGGAAGAGGATTGTTCGTATTGTTTGTCTCAGGGTATTGCAAAGATCCCGAGCTGTTGTGATATGAAAATGGGTGGTTATGTGTTGTCTCCTAGCTGTATATTGGGTTATGCTACTTGGAGATTCTATGATCCAGTGAACATTGATGAGCCAAGCTCAGTGCCTGCGACGCCGTCACGGCCTCCAAAGAATGAGACGAGAAGTGTCACACAAG GGGATAAAAACAGAGGTGTACctaaagctttgatctttggcGCGGCGTCAGCTgctgttgttgtctttgttatAGTATTCTTACTCATTTTCCTAAGGCTGAGAAGGAAGATGAAAAATTCAGAACACCAACATGAAA AAGAAAACATTAGCATGGATTCCATGAAATTTAGTTTCAGTATATTACAAGAGGCAACGAGTAATTTTTCACTGGAAAATAAACTTGGAGAAGGCGGATTCGGAGCAGTTTATAAG GGTGTACTTTCTGATGGACAACAGATAGCCGTGAAAAGGTTGTCAAGAAATGCACAACAAGGTGAAACCGAATTCAAGAACGAGTTCTTGTTGGTGGCTAAGCTTCAACATCGCAATCTCGTGAAGCTCTTAGGTTACTCAATAGAAGGAACTGAAAGGCTTCTAGTGTATGAGTTCCTCCCACTTACTAGTCTCGACAAGTTCATCTTCG ATCCGATCGAGGGTAAAGAATTGGAGTGGGAAGTTAGATACAAAATCATTGGAGGTGTAGCTAGAGGACTTctttatcttcatcaagattctcGGCTCCGGATTATTCACCGTGACCTTAAAGCTAGTAACATATTGTTAGACGAGGAAATGACTCCAAAAATCGCAGATTTTGGAATGGCTAGGCTCTTCGATATTGATCACACGACTCAACGCTACACGAATAGGATCGTGGGGACTTT TGGATACATGGCTCCAGAGTATGTAATGCATGGACAGTTCTCGTTTAAGACAGATGTTTACAGTTTCGGCGTTTTGGTTCTTGAGATCATAAGTGGTAAGAAAAACAGTTGTTTCAGCAATGAAGACTGCATGGAAGATCTTCTTAGCTTT GCTTGGAGAAATTGGAAGGAAGGTGTTGCTTTGAATCTTGTTGACAAGATTATGATGACAATGTCGAGTTATTCATCGAATATGATCTTGAGATGCATAAACATTGGTCTTCTTTGTGTCCAAGAGAAAGTTGCAGAGAGGCCAAGCATGGCTTCGGTTCTTCTGATGTTAGATGGACATACTCTTGCTATTTCAGAACCTTCAAAGCCTGCGTTTTTCGCACATAGCAACACGGTATCGGatagctcttcttcttcaggacATAATgcaaaaacttcaaattataatTCCAACACTGAGTTGTATCCTCGGTGA
- the LOC104729188 gene encoding auxin-responsive protein SAUR15, with the protein MAFLRSFMGAKQIMRRRESSSSASSTPRGFMAVYVGENDQKRKRYVVPVSYLNQPLFQELLSKSEEEFGFDHPMGGLTIPCHESLFFTVTSQIR; encoded by the coding sequence atggCTTTTCTGAGAAGTTTCATGGGTGCTAAACAAATAATGCGAAGAAgggaatcatcatcatcagcatcgtCGACACCAAGAGGATTCATGGCGGTTTACGTTGGAGAGAATGATCAAAAGAGGAAGAGATATGTGGTGCCGGTGTCATACTTAAACCAGCCATTGTTTCAAGAATTGTTAAGTAAATCTGAGGAAGAGTTTGGTTTTGATCATCCTATGGGGGGCTTAACCATACCGTGTCATGAATCTTTGTTCTTCACAGTCACATCTCAGATTCGATGA